The following coding sequences lie in one Larus michahellis chromosome 29, bLarMic1.1, whole genome shotgun sequence genomic window:
- the RXRB gene encoding retinoic acid receptor RXR-beta isoform X1, translated as MGDSDRDCRSPDSSSLSASPPPPEPSAPLHPPSMIGSAMTSSLNSPGAALGSPFPVISSSMGSPGLPATPAIAYGPVSSPQINSTVNLSGLHPVSSSDDVKPPLGIRAVPCHPHGPGVAGKRLCAICGDRSSGKHYGVYSCEGCKGFFKRTIRKDLTYTCRDNKDCVVDKRQRNRCQYCRYQKCLATGMKREAVQEERQRGKEKEGDGDLGVNANEEMPVEKILEAELAVEQKSDQNVDGSGGSSPNDPVTNICQAADKQLFTLVEWAKRIPHFSDLPLDDQVILLRAGWNELLIASFSHRSISVKDGILLATGLHVHRNSAHSAGVGAIFDRVLTELVSKMRDMRMDKTELGCLRAIILFNPDAKGLSNPAEVELLREKVYASLESYCKQKYPEQQGRFAKLLLRLPALRSIGLKCLEHLFFFKLIGDTPIDTFLMEMLEAPHQLS; from the exons ATGGGCGACAGCGACCGCG actGCCGGAGCCCCGATAGCTCATCCCTGAgcgcctccccgccccccccggagCCGTcggcccccctgcaccccccctccATGATCGGCTCGGCCATGACCTCCTCCCTCAACTCTCCCGGCGCCGCCTTGGGCTCCCCCTTCCCCGTCATCAGCTCCTCCATGGGTTCCCCGGgcctccccgccacccccgccaTCGCCTACGGCCCCGTTAGCAGCCCCCAG ATCAACTCCACAGTCAACCTCTCGGGGCTGCACCCCGTCAGCAGCTCGGATGACGTCAAGCCCCCCTTGGGGATCCGAGCCGTCCCGTGTCACCCCCACGGCCCCGGCGTGGCCGGCAAACGCCTCTGCGCCATCTGCGGGGATCGCTCCTCAG GGAAGCATTATGGGGTGTACAGCTGCGAGGGTTGCAAGGGCTTCTTCAAACGGACCATCCGCAAGGACCTGACCTACACTTGCCGCGACAACAAGGACTGCGTGGTAGACAAACGCCAACGCAACCGCTGCCAGTACTGCCGCTACCAGAAGTGCCTGGCCACCGGCATGAAGCGGGAAG CCGTGCAGGAGGAGCGCCAGCGCGGCAAGGAGAAGGAAGGCGATGGCGACTTGGGGGTCAACGCCAACGAGGAGATGCCGGTGGAGAAGATCTTGGAGGCCGAGTTGGCGGTGGAGCAGAAATCGGACCAAAACGTGGACGGCAGCGGGGGCAGCTCG CCCAATGACCCGGTGACCAACATCTGCCAGGCCGCCGACAAGCAGCTCTTCACCCTGGTGGAGTGGGCCAAGAGGATCCCCCATTTTTCCGACCTGCCTTTGGACGACCAAGTCATCCTCCTGCGGGCGG gcTGGAACGAGCTGCTCATCGCCTCCTTCTCCCACCGCTCCATCTCCGTCAAGGACGGCATCCTCCTGGCCACCGGCCTCCACGTCCACCGCAACAGCGCCCACAGCGCCGGCGTGGGGGCCATCTTCgacag GGTGCTGACCGAGCTGGTCTCCAAGATGCGGGACATGCGGATGGATAAGACGGAGCTGGGTTGCCTTCGCGCCATCATCCTCTTCAATCCGG ACGCCAAGGGCCTTTCCAACCCCGCCGAGGTGGAGCTGCTGCGGGAGAAGGTTTACGCTTCCTTGGAATCCTACTGCAAGCAGAAGTATCCGGAGCAACAGGGCAG gtTCGCCAAGCTGCTCCTGCGCCTGCCGGCCCTGCGCTCCATCGGCCTCAAATGCCTGgagcatcttttcttcttcaagctCATCGGGGACACCCCCATCGACACCTTCCTCATGGAGATGCTCGAAGCCCCCCACCAGCTCTCCtga
- the RXRB gene encoding retinoic acid receptor RXR-beta isoform X2 has product MGDSDRDCRSPDSSSLSASPPPPEPSAPLHPPSMIGSAMTSSLNSPGAALGSPFPVISSSMGSPGLPATPAIAYGPVSSPQINSTVNLSGLHPVSSSDDVKPPLGIRAVPCHPHGPGVAGKRLCAICGDRSSGKHYGVYSCEGCKGFFKRTIRKDLTYTCRDNKDCVVDKRQRNRCQYCRYQKCLATGMKREAVQEERQRGKEKEGDGDLGVNANEEMPVEKILEAELAVEQKSDQNVDGSGGSSAADKQLFTLVEWAKRIPHFSDLPLDDQVILLRAGWNELLIASFSHRSISVKDGILLATGLHVHRNSAHSAGVGAIFDRVLTELVSKMRDMRMDKTELGCLRAIILFNPDAKGLSNPAEVELLREKVYASLESYCKQKYPEQQGRFAKLLLRLPALRSIGLKCLEHLFFFKLIGDTPIDTFLMEMLEAPHQLS; this is encoded by the exons ATGGGCGACAGCGACCGCG actGCCGGAGCCCCGATAGCTCATCCCTGAgcgcctccccgccccccccggagCCGTcggcccccctgcaccccccctccATGATCGGCTCGGCCATGACCTCCTCCCTCAACTCTCCCGGCGCCGCCTTGGGCTCCCCCTTCCCCGTCATCAGCTCCTCCATGGGTTCCCCGGgcctccccgccacccccgccaTCGCCTACGGCCCCGTTAGCAGCCCCCAG ATCAACTCCACAGTCAACCTCTCGGGGCTGCACCCCGTCAGCAGCTCGGATGACGTCAAGCCCCCCTTGGGGATCCGAGCCGTCCCGTGTCACCCCCACGGCCCCGGCGTGGCCGGCAAACGCCTCTGCGCCATCTGCGGGGATCGCTCCTCAG GGAAGCATTATGGGGTGTACAGCTGCGAGGGTTGCAAGGGCTTCTTCAAACGGACCATCCGCAAGGACCTGACCTACACTTGCCGCGACAACAAGGACTGCGTGGTAGACAAACGCCAACGCAACCGCTGCCAGTACTGCCGCTACCAGAAGTGCCTGGCCACCGGCATGAAGCGGGAAG CCGTGCAGGAGGAGCGCCAGCGCGGCAAGGAGAAGGAAGGCGATGGCGACTTGGGGGTCAACGCCAACGAGGAGATGCCGGTGGAGAAGATCTTGGAGGCCGAGTTGGCGGTGGAGCAGAAATCGGACCAAAACGTGGACGGCAGCGGGGGCAGCTCG GCCGCCGACAAGCAGCTCTTCACCCTGGTGGAGTGGGCCAAGAGGATCCCCCATTTTTCCGACCTGCCTTTGGACGACCAAGTCATCCTCCTGCGGGCGG gcTGGAACGAGCTGCTCATCGCCTCCTTCTCCCACCGCTCCATCTCCGTCAAGGACGGCATCCTCCTGGCCACCGGCCTCCACGTCCACCGCAACAGCGCCCACAGCGCCGGCGTGGGGGCCATCTTCgacag GGTGCTGACCGAGCTGGTCTCCAAGATGCGGGACATGCGGATGGATAAGACGGAGCTGGGTTGCCTTCGCGCCATCATCCTCTTCAATCCGG ACGCCAAGGGCCTTTCCAACCCCGCCGAGGTGGAGCTGCTGCGGGAGAAGGTTTACGCTTCCTTGGAATCCTACTGCAAGCAGAAGTATCCGGAGCAACAGGGCAG gtTCGCCAAGCTGCTCCTGCGCCTGCCGGCCCTGCGCTCCATCGGCCTCAAATGCCTGgagcatcttttcttcttcaagctCATCGGGGACACCCCCATCGACACCTTCCTCATGGAGATGCTCGAAGCCCCCCACCAGCTCTCCtga